GCGGAGGCGGCTGCGCCGCTGCCGAGGTGCTTCTTGCGGTAGATGGCCTCGAGCTGGTGGAAGTACGGGCAGGTCTTGGAGTCGTCGGGCCGCTTCTTGTTGCTCTCCTTCACCTTCTTGTAGTACTTGTTGATGTTCTCCCACTTCTCCTTGCACCGCTTCGAGCTCCGGTTGTATCCCAGCCGCCGCATCCCGGCAGAGATATCCTCCCAGAGCGGGCCCTTGGGACTTGTCTCCTGGTAGCGCATGTCCATCTCCATGCGCAGCTGGATGAGCGCGTGCACCTCCGTCTTGGGCCACCGCGACGAGGAAGCCGCCACGCCCTCCCCTCCTCCTAACCCGGAATCGACGTGCTGCTCCGTGACGGGCACCAGCTCGAGTGACGCGCCAGACGTCGGGGTTTTACTACGCGGCGTGCCGACGTCGTGGTGCGACGTTTCCTTGTGCTGCTGCtgtggcggctgctgctggagtGGCGCCGCTGAGATTGGCTTCGGCTGCGGTGTCGCCtgtgatggcggcggcggcggtggatgcTGCTGCCGAGGAGGTTGTTTTGGAGGCGGTGGGGTCTGAGCTGGCATTGGGACGACGACGGCGGTAGGGGGCTGTACGGACTGCCCTCCGATGCgctggaggaaggcgatgatTGCGGCGTCGcgggaggccgcggcggcgcgtTCCTGAGCGAGCTGCTCCTGCTCGCGGTTGAGGCGGGCCACCTCCTGCCTGCGCCACGCTTCCTCCCGCGCCGCGCGCTCCGCCTCCCGCTTCTCCATAGTTTCCAGGAACCGTCGTTGCATCTCCTCCTGCCTCTCGACGACTTGCTGCATGAGCCCCTCGAAGAAAGACATCATCTtcttgctgccgccgccgctgcgcttGCGCTTGCCGAGGCGGTCTTGGCTGCCGCCCGTCTCCGCCGTCATGTCGTCGTCCACGGATTCGTCGTCCGACTCCGAGTCCGACATGGACGAGAAGCTGAAACCTTGCATGTTGAGGGGCTGAGCCGGGGGCAGCTCCACGGGCGCCGGGTTCAGCGCCGCCGAAGATATGGGCGCCGGCTGCATCGGCCGCGTTGGCTGCGGGAATGTACTCATCTGCGGCTCCGTAGATGCTAGAGCTGCGAAGGCGTGCAGCGGTGGGGCGCTGCTTGCTGGCGGAAacagctgcggcggcggcggctgtggcTGCGCCGCGGCTGCATGCAGCGCCTCTAGCTCCGAGAAGAACCTGTAACTCTTCCCGTCCTGCCTCCCGGCGCGGCCTTCCTTGGTGCGCTTGTAGTACTTGTGCACGTTCTCAAACTTCTCCTTGCACTTCTTGGCGCTCCTCTGGTAGCCCAAATCCGCAAGCTTCCTGAAAGGCACGGCAGTGACAAAGACACAAACTTTCGGTCAGCCATTACTTGCGTGCAACCAAATACTGAAATAATCAGCGAGGAATAATTAAATCATGGCATTATTTACAGGCAGAAGTATCTAACGCAGTGGCATAAACATCAAGTGTGTGGCTGTGTGCAAgtgtttctctctctcgagGAAAGAGACAAGAAGATGGAAAGAAATGGAAGGACAGGTAAGAGTGAGGAGGGAAGctgaagaagggaggagggagacAGGATACGCAGCAGAATGGAATTAGTTAATCACAGGCTATCTCGTCTTTTTAGGGATCAGAGGAGATGTGAAGTTGATAGTGAACGGAATGAAACGAAGGAAGAGAGTGCTTGAAAATAAATTAAGAGGAGGCCGCATTGGGATGGGAGAAAGGCTGCCTTCCTTCTTTTcccaaaaactggaatccatgAAAGCAGAAAACTGTGGCAGACTGCAGCCAGCAGGgacagcggcagcagcagctgctgcctgCGCTCGCACTCCCACCGTGGTACGATCCCCAGGCACACCCATATTCTCATCACCCTACACCTACCTCTCCTGAGTCCTTGCTCCTTCACTCTACCTCGTCTCGCAGAAATCGAGAAGCATTCGTTAGGCCAGgatggaaaagaaaacaaaattcgAGGGAATTGCGGGCAGTAACGCAGGATAATTAGCCATCATTTCATGTGGGATGGCTGCTAAATTCCACGAAACCGTTAGCCGCTTTCTGCAGGGGAAAATTATGCCGGAGACAGGCTTGTTCAACCGGACTGCAAATGTGTTtggaattttctctctctttccgagctcaatttttctctctcctctctgttACCTGGAGACGTCCTCCCACAGCGGGCCCTTGAGGGTGGCGTCTCGGAAGGTGGCGTCCATCTCCGACCGGATCCTGATGAGCGCCACCGTCTCCTCGCGCGGCCACCGGTTGCCGGACGCACCAgacccgccggcgccggcgtcgcCCAGCATCTCGTCGTCCGGGAAGCCGCCGGCGCTGGCCCCAGATGCAGCGGCCAATTCTCCGCAGCTCGTCctcagctgctgctgcggtgcCTGCGGCTGCGTCGTCGGGCGCCTGCTGCTGAGCGGCATGGGGCCGGAAGCAGCCGGCGGCGAGAACGGCCCCATGTCCGGCGGCGGCAGGGTCCCGTACTGGGACCTGCCACCCTCGTTCTGCTGCTGCATGGGTGTCTCCATGGCACCGggcgccgccaccacctcccctTCCCCGccgcggcggacgcggcggtTCGTGGAAGGACTGACCGCCTGCAGGTAGCAGCCACCGAAGCAAGGCAGGAACTAGTATGGCCGGCCGGCTGGTTCCCTGCTAGCTACCTGCAGCGGTTGCGTACTTGTAGAACTGTATAGGGAGGGCAACTAGTAGAACTAGCAATTGCGGAGAGTACCAGTACTGAATTGTAGGCATGCAGCTCTAGAAAGCCAGGCTgcttccctcctctctctcccacacACCGAGTGTGGTgtgggcgagagagagagagagtagtggAATTGGAGGGAGAGGATGAAACTGGAAAAGAGGGGCTGGTACAAGTAGGGAAGGGGGCGGCCGGAGGGCAAGGGGAGGAGGGGATGGGAGGAGAGATGGTGAAAAAGATGGGAGCGTGGGCAACTGGAAAGGGTGAAAGGGAGAAGGAAAGAAGCAAGCAAAGAGGGGTGTGGGGAAGGGAGGACGCCCTGGccgagatggagagagagagagactacaGAAGGAAGGGCTGGTGGCGCATGTACTGCTCCGTATGTATGTGTCTCTCCATCGGTCGATCTACCCTCTGCTGACACTCTTCCTTGTCCCAGCAAGAAACGCAACGCGAGGTGGCTCTACAATCCGACCGGCCTGCCGATTTACGTGAATCCTGTGTACATGTATTGTACGCAGCTCGAACGGAGTCGAGTGAGTACTCGCTGTTTGTTACAGGGGCGGTGCCATGCCGTTTTATAGCCTGGGCCCTGGGGGCGGGGGGAGGCATGGTGACAGATAGAATAGATACGGGGAAATTTATGAGCCCGGGCATGCGGGCAAAAGAGGTAGGGTGTGGCGGAGTAGTGAAACGGAACGGCCTCGGTGACCCGGACGGACACGTACCCTTCCCCCTGCCGAGGTGGGGCGGCCGGGCGCGGGCAATTGGGCCGCGCGGGCATCGCCCTCGGCCGCGTGGGAGCACAGCGCACACACCCCCTCACGCCGTCACGCGTTGCATGCATGGGGCGGGGCGGGCGCCGTGCCACATCCCACGTccgcgtgctgctgctgctgcccttCTGTACCGCCTCTATCTATCCCACCGTCGTCACACTCTGAAACTCATCTACAACGTCCTGTGGAGATAAGAGTGACTGCGGAGAGATGGACTGCCCCAGCAATTAATAAGATTCCTGCGTGAGCTATATATATCTCTTGGAGATATTGTAAAAAAGGTTTCGATCGCTTACCTTGCATGCATGGACGCCGCAGCCGGCCGGGCGGCGCCTCCTGCATGTACCGGTATGGCATGGATATCTGCGCCCAGGCTTGTAAGGATCGTCATCTCCCGTGTCGGCAGGCGCAGTAGTGCTATTGGAATGTGTTTGGTTGgtaaaattagattttatagagatgtattgtatattttaaataaagAGAAGTATGTTGAGTGAAATTATATGAGTTGAATAGAAAAGTATtcgattaattgtatttgaggCCGCGTGAGTGGATGCAATAAGttgattttctgtttggttgattaaATATGAGACCGTATGAGCGGATGCGATAAGCTAATTTTATGTTTGATTGACTGAATCTGAGATCACATGAACGAATGCAAGAGTTAAGATTATAATTGGTTATTCGTATAAAGATATTTTTATGTACTGACAAGTAGGTCCATCTGCATGAGCAGATGCAAAGCCTACATTTGCTCATCCAGGATAAGGCTATGCATTTGCATGAGTAGATACAGACAAAAACAGTAGATACATAcacctaagagcatctccaatcgATTCTCTAAATCTCATTCCctatattttcatatagagAACCTCTCCAAAAGATTCCTTCTCTATTTCTCTACGCGCTTCAACTGACTTCCTAAATTTCACTCGCCTAAATTTTATTAgcatcctataaataaaaaatattaacaatggctaaat
This genomic window from Phragmites australis chromosome 7, lpPhrAust1.1, whole genome shotgun sequence contains:
- the LOC133924664 gene encoding trihelix transcription factor GTL1-like isoform X2, whose protein sequence is METPMQQQNEGGRSQYGTLPPPDMGPFSPPAASGPMPLSSRRPTTQPQAPQQQLRTSCGELAAASGASAGGFPDDEMLGDAGAGGSGASGNRWPREETVALIRIRSEMDATFRDATLKGPLWEDVSRKLADLGYQRSAKKCKEKFENVHKYYKRTKEGRAGRQDGKSYRFFSELEALHAAAAQPQPPPPQLFPPASSAPPLHAFAALASTEPQMSTFPQPTRPMQPAPISSAALNPAPVELPPAQPLNMQGFSFSSMSDSESDDESVDDDMTAETGGSQDRLGKRKRSGGGSKKMMSFFEGLMQQVVERQEEMQRRFLETMEKREAERAAREEAWRRQEVARLNREQEQLAQERAAAASRDAAIIAFLQRIGGQSVQPPTAVVVPMPAQTPPPPKQPPRQQHPPPPPPSQATPQPKPISAAPLQQQPPQQQHKETSHHDVGTPRSKTPTSGASLELVPVTEQHVDSGLGGGEGVAASSSRWPKTEVHALIQLRMEMDMRYQETSPKGPLWEDISAGMRRLGYNRSSKRCKEKWENINKYYKKVKESNKKRPDDSKTCPYFHQLEAIYRKKHLGSGAAASATNVVVAAAPALPEPLNPSPHEIEGKNINDDKGNNGGSGGGAQVPTSNGETVPTTTTAFDVDSGMKKKTSTGS
- the LOC133924664 gene encoding trihelix transcription factor GTL1-like isoform X1; translation: METPMQQQNEGGRSQYGTLPPPDMGPFSPPAASGPMPLSSRRPTTQPQAPQQQLRTSCGELAAASGASAGGFPDDEMLGDAGAGGSGASGNRWPREETVALIRIRSEMDATFRDATLKGPLWEDVSRKLADLGYQRSAKKCKEKFENVHKYYKRTKEGRAGRQDGKSYRFFSELEALHAAAAQPQPPPPQLFPPASSAPPLHAFAALASTEPQMSTFPQPTRPMQPAPISSAALNPAPVELPPAQPLNMQGFSFSSMSDSESDDESVDDDMTAETGGSQDRLGKRKRSGGGSKKMMSFFEGLMQQVVERQEEMQRRFLETMEKREAERAAREEAWRRQEVARLNREQEQLAQERAAAASRDAAIIAFLQRIGGQSVQPPTAVVVPMPAQTPPPPKQPPRQQHPPPPPPSQATPQPKPISAAPLQQQPPQQQHKETSHHDVGTPRSKTPTSGASLELVPVTEQHVDSGLGGGEGVAASSSRWPKTEVHALIQLRMEMDMRYQETSPKGPLWEDISAGMRRLGYNRSSKRCKEKWENINKYYKKVKESNKKRPDDSKTCPYFHQLEAIYRKKHLGSGAAASATNVVVAAAPALPEPLNPSPHEIEGKNINDDKGNNGGSGGGAQVPTSNGETVPTTTTAFDVDSGMKKPEDIDRELTEQPPLEFTTDETDSDDYTDDGEEGEDDGKMQYRIQFQRPNPSGANSSPAPATTTAPAVRTSAPTNTFLAVQ